Proteins from a single region of Chryseobacterium sp. W4I1:
- a CDS encoding anion permease produces the protein MKEINIRNIAITFAVALIIWFIPAPEGVAENAWHLFAIFAATILGIILKAAPMGTMCMMAIGFTALTQVVAPGDAGKSITKALSGFGDKVIWLIGISFFIARGFIKTGLGNRIAFLFIRIFGKSSLGLAYGLGLADVCLAPAIPSNTARGGGIIYPIMKSMAISFDSVPEKPETHRKLGSFLTLNSYYMNLIASSMFLTGTASNPMCQKFAANLGINITWMSWAAAGFVPGLVAFFVVPLVLYKLYPPELKKTGDAPKMAAQKLKEMGPISRNEWLMLLAFFILLALWIFGGALSIDATTTAFIGLTMLLLTSVLTWEDIKGEKGAWDTIVWFAVLVMMASSLNELGFISWFSDLIKVKIGGLSWQVAFPVIVLVYFFSHYIFASATAHVAAMYAALLGVGVSLGIPPMLLAMMLGFLGSIYGVLTHYGHGPAPVFYGSGYVELKAWWLRGLEIGIVLLIIYMVVGGLWMKVLGYY, from the coding sequence ATGAAAGAAATTAATATCAGAAATATCGCGATAACGTTTGCCGTTGCGCTGATCATTTGGTTTATCCCGGCTCCGGAAGGCGTCGCCGAGAACGCATGGCATCTGTTTGCTATTTTTGCGGCAACTATCCTTGGAATCATCCTTAAAGCAGCTCCCATGGGTACCATGTGTATGATGGCCATTGGATTTACAGCTCTTACCCAGGTGGTGGCTCCGGGAGATGCAGGAAAATCCATTACCAAAGCACTTTCCGGATTCGGAGATAAGGTAATCTGGCTGATTGGGATCTCCTTCTTTATTGCCAGAGGATTTATCAAAACCGGATTAGGAAACCGGATCGCATTTTTATTTATCAGAATCTTCGGTAAAAGCTCACTGGGATTAGCTTACGGGCTTGGCTTAGCTGATGTCTGCCTGGCTCCTGCCATTCCAAGCAATACCGCAAGGGGAGGCGGAATCATTTATCCGATTATGAAATCTATGGCTATCAGTTTCGACTCCGTCCCTGAAAAACCGGAAACTCACAGAAAATTGGGTTCATTCCTTACCCTGAACAGTTATTATATGAACCTTATCGCTTCATCCATGTTCCTGACCGGAACTGCGAGTAATCCGATGTGTCAGAAATTTGCAGCCAATCTGGGAATCAATATCACTTGGATGTCATGGGCTGCAGCCGGTTTCGTTCCTGGTCTGGTCGCATTTTTTGTGGTACCGTTGGTTCTATACAAATTATATCCGCCTGAATTGAAAAAAACAGGGGATGCCCCGAAAATGGCCGCTCAGAAATTAAAAGAAATGGGGCCTATTTCCAGAAACGAATGGCTGATGCTATTGGCATTCTTTATTCTCTTAGCCCTGTGGATATTTGGAGGCGCATTGTCTATAGACGCTACCACAACTGCTTTCATTGGACTTACCATGTTGCTTCTTACTTCAGTACTCACCTGGGAAGATATCAAAGGAGAAAAAGGCGCATGGGATACCATCGTATGGTTTGCGGTACTGGTGATGATGGCCAGTTCTCTGAATGAGCTCGGCTTCATCAGCTGGTTCAGTGATCTGATCAAAGTTAAAATTGGTGGATTAAGCTGGCAGGTTGCCTTTCCGGTAATCGTTTTAGTCTACTTTTTCAGCCACTATATTTTTGCGAGTGCAACGGCTCACGTGGCAGCTATGTATGCAGCCCTGTTAGGTGTTGGTGTTTCTTTGGGAATTCCACCGATGTTGCTGGCAATGATGCTTGGTTTTTTAGGTTCTATTTATGGAGTACTTACCCATTACGGCCACGGTCCGGCTCCGGTATTCTACGGAAGCGGGTATGTAGAACTGAAAGCCTGGTGGCTGCGGGGTCTTGAAATAGGAATTGTATTATTGATCATCTATATGGTAGTCGGTGGACTTTGGATGAAAGTTTTAGGATATTATTAA
- a CDS encoding succinate dehydrogenase cytochrome b subunit gives MLSTLSRKMLMCLTGLFLSFFLLIHFLGNLQLFLPPEQAHLQFNAYSHFLSGNILIKIVSYVLYASIILHALDGLVITLKNKKSGGSYQSERRGRASKWYSRNMGILGTLILIFLVIHFQNFWYIYKFGNPPLDDNGNKDLYILVVTVFKEWWYVIIYILSMVALCYHLIHGIHSAARTLGLYHPKFVKWFKTAGIVYSVIISIGFALMPVYVFFTAN, from the coding sequence ATGCTGTCAACACTGTCAAGAAAAATGCTGATGTGCCTTACGGGATTATTCCTGAGCTTCTTCCTGCTGATCCATTTCTTGGGGAATCTCCAGCTGTTTCTTCCGCCGGAGCAGGCGCATCTGCAATTTAATGCCTATTCACATTTTCTGTCCGGAAATATTCTGATCAAAATAGTTTCCTATGTGCTGTATGCAAGTATTATCCTGCATGCTCTGGACGGGCTGGTCATTACCCTAAAAAATAAAAAATCGGGAGGTAGTTATCAGTCGGAAAGACGTGGAAGAGCCAGCAAATGGTATTCCCGGAATATGGGAATCCTGGGAACGCTGATTCTGATCTTTCTGGTGATTCACTTTCAGAATTTCTGGTATATCTACAAATTTGGAAACCCTCCACTGGATGACAACGGAAATAAGGATCTGTACATTCTTGTCGTAACGGTTTTCAAGGAATGGTGGTATGTCATCATTTACATACTATCAATGGTTGCTTTATGCTATCATCTGATCCACGGAATTCACAGTGCGGCCAGAACATTGGGACTCTACCATCCTAAGTTTGTAAAATGGTTCAAGACTGCCGGAATTGTTTATTCAGTCATTATCAGTATAGGCTTTGCACTGATGCCGGTTTACGTATTCTTTACTGCCAATTAA
- a CDS encoding fumarate reductase/succinate dehydrogenase flavoprotein subunit, whose product MILNSKIPQGPLEQKWDNYKKKAKLVNPANRKKLDVIVVGTGLAGSSIAASLGEMGYNVKSFCFQDSPRRAHSVAAQGGVNAAKNYKNDGDSVYRMFVDTLKGGDFRAREANVYRMAECSLNLIDQAVAQGVPFGREYGGYLNNRSFGGVQVSRTFYARGQTGQQLLLGAYQELMRQVGKGTVQLYSRHEMLDLVMIDGKARGIIVRNLDTGEIERHAAHAVVLATGGYGKIYYLSTLAMGCNGSAIWRAHKKGALMASPSWIQVHPTSLPQSGDYQSKLTLMSESLRNDGRIWVPLKADETRLPNDIPENERDYYLERRYPAFGNLAPRDISSRAAKERIDAGFGIGPLKNAVYLDFSKAIREQGKEKIQEKYGNLFDMYLKITGYNAYNEPMMISPSAHFSMGGLWVDYELMTTIPGLFALGEANFADHGANRLGANSLLQASVDGYFIAPYTIANYLADEIHTGKISPDAPEFETAENAVKKQIQDFMDIRGTKTVDYFHKTLGKLLYDYCGLARNEEGLKYAIGEIRKLKQEFYRDVRVSGQGDKMNSELEKAGRVADYFEIGELMCYDALTRNESCGAHFREEFQTPDGEALRNDTEYQFISAWAWAGENREPELIREPLIFEEIQPTVRSYK is encoded by the coding sequence ATGATCTTAAATTCAAAAATACCACAAGGTCCGTTAGAACAGAAATGGGACAATTATAAAAAGAAAGCCAAGCTCGTTAATCCAGCCAACCGTAAAAAACTGGACGTTATTGTCGTGGGAACCGGGCTTGCAGGTAGCTCTATTGCGGCTTCTCTGGGTGAAATGGGATATAATGTGAAATCATTCTGCTTCCAGGACAGCCCCAGGCGAGCGCATTCTGTAGCTGCACAGGGCGGTGTGAATGCCGCTAAAAATTATAAAAATGACGGGGACAGTGTTTACAGAATGTTTGTCGATACACTTAAAGGCGGAGACTTCAGAGCCCGGGAAGCGAATGTCTACCGTATGGCAGAATGCTCTTTAAACCTGATCGATCAGGCTGTGGCGCAGGGTGTTCCGTTCGGACGTGAATATGGCGGCTATCTCAACAACCGATCCTTCGGTGGGGTTCAGGTGAGCCGGACTTTTTATGCAAGAGGACAAACCGGGCAACAACTGCTTCTTGGTGCTTACCAGGAATTGATGAGACAGGTGGGAAAGGGCACTGTACAGCTGTATTCGAGACACGAAATGCTTGATCTTGTGATGATCGACGGCAAAGCAAGGGGAATTATAGTCAGAAATTTAGATACCGGGGAAATTGAAAGACATGCTGCCCATGCGGTTGTTCTGGCAACCGGAGGTTACGGGAAGATTTATTACCTATCCACCTTAGCCATGGGCTGTAACGGTTCTGCGATATGGAGAGCTCATAAAAAAGGAGCGTTGATGGCTTCTCCGAGCTGGATTCAGGTACACCCTACTTCATTGCCTCAATCCGGAGACTACCAATCCAAATTAACCCTGATGTCGGAATCACTGCGGAATGACGGAAGGATCTGGGTTCCTCTGAAAGCTGATGAAACCAGACTGCCAAACGATATCCCGGAAAACGAAAGAGATTATTATCTTGAACGCAGGTATCCTGCTTTTGGAAATCTCGCTCCGAGAGATATTTCATCCCGTGCCGCCAAAGAAAGAATAGATGCGGGTTTTGGAATCGGACCACTCAAAAATGCAGTATATCTTGATTTTTCCAAAGCAATAAGAGAGCAGGGAAAGGAAAAAATTCAGGAGAAATACGGAAATTTATTCGATATGTATCTTAAAATCACAGGATATAATGCTTATAATGAACCGATGATGATCTCTCCATCCGCCCACTTTTCAATGGGTGGACTTTGGGTAGACTATGAACTGATGACCACTATTCCGGGACTTTTTGCATTGGGAGAAGCTAATTTTGCGGATCATGGAGCCAACAGACTGGGTGCCAATTCTCTGCTTCAGGCTTCTGTAGACGGCTATTTTATTGCACCTTATACCATTGCCAATTATCTGGCTGATGAAATTCATACCGGAAAAATTTCACCGGATGCTCCTGAATTTGAAACCGCAGAAAATGCTGTTAAGAAGCAGATCCAGGATTTTATGGATATCCGGGGAACTAAAACCGTCGATTATTTCCACAAAACTTTAGGAAAACTTTTATATGATTATTGCGGTCTTGCGAGAAATGAAGAAGGGCTGAAATATGCCATCGGAGAAATCAGGAAATTGAAACAGGAATTTTACAGAGATGTAAGAGTTTCCGGACAGGGTGACAAAATGAACTCAGAACTGGAAAAAGCAGGTCGTGTTGCCGATTATTTCGAGATCGGGGAACTGATGTGCTATGACGCTTTAACCCGGAATGAATCCTGCGGTGCCCACTTCAGGGAAGAGTTTCAAACGCCGGATGGAGAAGCTTTAAGAAATGATACTGAATACCAGTTTATCTCCGCATGGGCGTGGGCAGGCGAAAACAGGGAACCCGAACTGATCAGGGAACCGCTGATATTTGAAGAGATACAGCCAACGGTAAGAAGCTACAAATAA
- a CDS encoding succinate dehydrogenase/fumarate reductase iron-sulfur subunit, translating to MDLHLKIWRQKDKQSEGKLVSYDLKELNPHMSFLEMLDTLNEKLITEGDEPVEFDHDCREGICGQCGMMINGIAHGPLKNTTTCQLHLRSFKNGETILIEPFRAEAFPVKKDLKVDRSAFDRIISSGGFVSVNTGQAPDATAIAVTHQIAEEAFDSAACIGCGACVATCKNGSAALFTSAKITHMVLLPQGKKERNERVLNMVTQMDHELFGHCSNTEACEVECPQGISVLNIARMNYEYGRALFFRKK from the coding sequence ATGGATTTACATCTTAAGATATGGAGACAGAAAGACAAACAGAGTGAAGGAAAGCTGGTCAGTTATGATCTGAAAGAGCTGAATCCCCACATGTCTTTCCTGGAAATGCTGGATACTTTAAATGAAAAGCTCATTACGGAAGGCGATGAGCCTGTAGAATTCGATCATGACTGCCGGGAGGGAATCTGCGGACAATGCGGCATGATGATCAACGGAATTGCCCACGGACCTTTAAAAAATACAACAACCTGTCAGCTTCACTTACGTTCTTTTAAGAACGGTGAAACGATTTTAATCGAACCTTTCCGGGCAGAAGCATTTCCTGTGAAGAAAGATCTTAAAGTAGACCGTTCTGCTTTTGACAGGATTATTTCTTCAGGCGGTTTTGTTTCTGTAAATACTGGCCAGGCTCCTGATGCTACAGCCATTGCAGTTACCCATCAGATTGCTGAAGAAGCTTTTGATTCTGCAGCCTGCATAGGGTGCGGAGCATGTGTGGCCACCTGTAAAAACGGAAGTGCTGCATTATTCACTTCTGCAAAAATCACTCATATGGTTCTACTTCCACAAGGTAAAAAGGAAAGAAATGAACGTGTCCTGAATATGGTTACCCAAATGGATCATGAGCTTTTCGGGCACTGTTCCAATACGGAAGCCTGTGAAGTGGAATGTCCACAGGGAATTTCTGTTCTCAATATTGCGAGAATGAATTACGAATATGGCCGGGCCTTATTCTTTAGAAAAAAATAG
- a CDS encoding nucleoid-associated protein, whose translation MFSKIIVHRVGNKINGESLTLSQEELKLEEGMAELLEDYFLGSFKSEETFNFYSDTYLVNNPVYSSVSEIFEDRAKFLWESENIAKHLFEAAENPRVQGGELFIVLFEEESDRPDKVDKIGIFKTEKRESFLKISPNEETFDIEKDQGIGLSKIDKAALIYNNNKETGYVLSVVDNNKNGDMYYWFEDFLKVKQRDDEYFHTQEALMVYKDYITKQLPQEFEVSKADQADFLNKSINFFKEKEEFKLDEFATEVLGDQHVIESFVNFKTDYEQDMQVNIAEEFPISEAAVKKTQRHFKSIIKLDKNFHIYIHGDRQKLEMGEDDKGKYYRLYFEKEV comes from the coding sequence ATGTTTTCAAAAATTATAGTACACCGAGTAGGAAATAAAATCAACGGAGAATCTTTAACGCTGTCTCAGGAAGAGCTAAAGCTGGAAGAAGGAATGGCAGAGCTGCTGGAAGATTATTTTTTAGGCTCTTTTAAATCAGAAGAAACCTTCAATTTTTACAGCGACACGTATCTGGTCAATAATCCGGTCTACAGTTCCGTATCCGAGATCTTTGAAGACAGAGCCAAGTTCCTTTGGGAATCTGAAAATATTGCCAAGCACCTTTTTGAAGCCGCTGAAAACCCAAGAGTTCAGGGGGGAGAACTGTTTATTGTCCTTTTTGAAGAGGAAAGCGATCGTCCGGATAAAGTTGATAAAATCGGGATCTTTAAAACGGAAAAAAGAGAATCTTTCCTTAAAATTTCCCCTAATGAAGAAACTTTTGATATTGAGAAAGACCAGGGAATCGGTTTGTCTAAAATTGACAAAGCTGCGTTGATCTACAATAATAACAAAGAAACAGGCTATGTACTTTCCGTGGTTGATAACAATAAAAACGGAGATATGTACTACTGGTTCGAGGATTTCCTGAAAGTAAAGCAGCGTGACGATGAATATTTCCACACTCAGGAAGCATTAATGGTTTACAAAGACTATATCACCAAACAGCTTCCGCAGGAATTTGAAGTTTCCAAGGCAGACCAGGCCGATTTCTTAAATAAATCCATCAATTTCTTCAAGGAAAAAGAAGAATTTAAGCTTGATGAATTTGCTACCGAAGTTTTGGGTGACCAGCATGTGATCGAAAGTTTTGTAAATTTCAAAACCGATTACGAACAGGATATGCAGGTAAACATTGCTGAAGAATTCCCGATCAGTGAAGCCGCAGTAAAGAAGACCCAGCGTCATTTTAAAAGTATCATTAAACTTGATAAAAACTTCCACATCTACATTCATGGCGACAGACAGAAGTTGGAAATGGGAGAGGATGATAAAGGAAAATACTACAGACTTTACTTTGAAAAAGAAGTATAA
- a CDS encoding AraC family ligand binding domain-containing protein — translation MKKNIKNIRFDQQKAPYGCELLELDTLLKKLSTFTYFGKTERIHFFIVMIITEGSGKHFVDFKEYQLERGTILFIAPGQIQQYERNPQYKGYMLIFTEYFFRKQANELSFLNQSAIFDTTLSNAFKT, via the coding sequence TTGAAAAAAAACATTAAAAATATAAGATTTGATCAGCAGAAAGCACCTTATGGGTGCGAATTACTGGAGTTGGATACCTTGCTAAAAAAGCTTTCAACATTCACTTATTTTGGCAAAACAGAACGAATTCACTTCTTCATTGTAATGATTATTACGGAAGGAAGTGGAAAGCATTTTGTGGATTTTAAAGAATATCAGCTTGAAAGAGGAACAATCTTATTTATTGCGCCGGGCCAGATCCAACAATATGAACGCAATCCTCAATATAAAGGATATATGCTGATATTTACTGAATATTTTTTCCGTAAGCAGGCCAACGAGCTTAGTTTTCTCAATCAGTCAGCCATATTTGATACCACTCTATCCAACGCCTTTAAAACCTGA
- a CDS encoding helix-turn-helix domain-containing protein, translated as MLQLLLLLQTEISSSYTFSKEESLQKLTSLFLIYSERQKQMDSNHILNHRYLSQYYHFKQLLEQHFLLERGVDFYASLLAITPKTLNRITRSAIQKSAKELIDTRVIIEIKRLLLFEKLSIKEIAYTLNFNEPTNLIKYFKKHTGQTPTAYKE; from the coding sequence ATGCTGCAGCTTCTGCTTTTATTGCAAACAGAAATTTCATCATCTTACACCTTTTCAAAGGAAGAAAGCCTTCAAAAACTGACAAGTTTATTTCTCATTTATTCCGAGCGGCAAAAACAGATGGATAGCAATCATATTTTGAACCATCGTTATCTGTCCCAATATTATCACTTTAAACAATTGCTTGAACAGCATTTCCTCCTTGAACGCGGTGTAGATTTCTATGCTTCTCTGCTGGCAATTACCCCAAAAACACTCAACAGGATCACACGGTCTGCCATTCAGAAATCTGCCAAAGAACTCATTGATACAAGGGTAATAATTGAAATAAAACGGCTGCTGTTATTTGAAAAGTTAAGTATAAAAGAGATTGCTTATACTCTTAATTTTAACGAACCTACCAATCTGATCAAGTATTTTAAAAAGCATACAGGACAAACACCTACAGCGTACAAAGAATAG